One segment of Haloplanus natans DSM 17983 DNA contains the following:
- a CDS encoding nuclear transport factor 2 family protein, with the protein MDRRDAAMAYYETVDAGDYDRLRALLAPDFVQHRPDRTLDGPESFVRFMREERPRTDTEHVLKAVGVGGETTAASRNGGEVSERPRDDGPSAVFVEGRLRAVDGTDLFGFVDVHRVSDAGIESLRTYTD; encoded by the coding sequence ATGGATCGTCGCGACGCAGCGATGGCGTACTACGAGACCGTCGACGCCGGCGACTACGACCGCTTGCGTGCCCTCCTCGCGCCCGATTTCGTCCAGCACCGTCCCGACCGGACCCTGGACGGACCGGAGTCGTTCGTCCGATTCATGCGCGAGGAGCGGCCACGAACCGACACCGAACACGTCCTCAAGGCGGTGGGCGTCGGGGGGGAGACGACGGCGGCGTCCCGGAACGGGGGCGAGGTGTCCGAGAGGCCGCGAGACGACGGCCCGTCGGCCGTCTTCGTCGAGGGCCGACTGCGAGCCGTCGACGGCACCGACCTGTTCGGATTCGTCGACGTTCACCGCGTGAGCGATGCGGGCATCGAGTCGTTGCGGACGTACACGGACTGA
- the serS gene encoding serine--tRNA ligase codes for MLSRQYLRENPDVVRRNLDDRGMADDVDLDRLVEIDEEWRSLKSEGDDLRHERNEVSDRIGRLKAEGKEEAAQDAIDRSGELKERLEDIEDRADELEAELEAGLMGIPNVPHEDVPVGADESDNVEERRHGFDDLRDLPDAVTPHYDLGEELDVIDEARGAKTTGAGFYFLKGDGARLEHALVQFMMDVHREQGYVDLFPPIPVKSTSMEGTGQLPKFAEDAYRIGGSETEAYDDDDLWLCPTAEVPVTNMYADDILLREDLPLKHQAYTPNFRREAGEHGTETRGIVRVHQFNKVELVNFVDPEESYERLEGLVEEAEEVLRRLGLPYRILTLCTGDLTFASAKTYDIEVWAPGTDADDGPERGGRWLEVSSASNFEDFQARRAGLRYRPERHESAEYLHTLNASGTAVGRVMVAILEYYQNADGTVTVPEALRPYMGGMEVIEGHEKVGESAVGAGDRE; via the coding sequence ATGCTCAGCAGGCAGTATCTCCGGGAGAATCCCGACGTGGTGCGGCGGAATCTCGACGACCGGGGAATGGCCGACGACGTCGATCTCGACCGACTGGTGGAGATCGACGAGGAGTGGCGATCGCTCAAAAGCGAGGGCGACGACCTCCGCCACGAGCGCAACGAAGTGAGCGACCGGATCGGCCGCCTCAAAGCCGAGGGAAAAGAGGAGGCGGCCCAGGACGCCATCGACCGTTCGGGGGAACTCAAAGAGCGGTTGGAGGACATCGAGGACCGCGCCGACGAACTCGAAGCCGAACTCGAAGCGGGTCTCATGGGGATTCCGAACGTCCCCCACGAGGACGTGCCCGTCGGCGCGGACGAGAGCGACAACGTCGAGGAGCGTCGCCACGGCTTCGACGACCTGCGCGACCTGCCCGACGCGGTGACGCCTCACTACGACCTCGGCGAGGAGTTGGACGTCATCGACGAGGCGCGTGGCGCCAAGACCACTGGCGCCGGCTTCTACTTCCTGAAAGGCGACGGCGCCCGCCTCGAACACGCGCTCGTCCAGTTCATGATGGACGTACACCGCGAGCAGGGCTATGTCGACCTCTTCCCGCCCATCCCCGTCAAGTCCACGTCGATGGAGGGGACGGGTCAGTTGCCCAAGTTCGCGGAGGACGCCTACCGCATCGGCGGTTCGGAGACCGAAGCGTACGACGACGACGACCTGTGGCTCTGCCCCACCGCCGAAGTTCCGGTCACCAACATGTACGCCGACGACATCCTCCTGCGGGAGGATCTGCCCCTGAAACACCAGGCGTACACGCCCAACTTCCGTCGCGAGGCGGGTGAACACGGCACCGAGACGCGGGGCATCGTCCGCGTCCACCAGTTCAACAAGGTGGAACTCGTCAACTTCGTCGACCCCGAGGAGAGCTACGAGCGCCTCGAAGGCCTGGTCGAGGAGGCCGAGGAGGTCCTGCGGCGTCTCGGCCTGCCCTACCGAATCCTCACGCTCTGTACCGGCGACCTCACCTTCGCGTCCGCGAAGACCTACGACATCGAGGTGTGGGCGCCGGGGACGGACGCCGACGACGGCCCGGAACGCGGCGGTCGGTGGCTCGAAGTCTCCAGCGCCTCGAACTTCGAGGACTTCCAGGCCCGTCGCGCGGGCCTTCGCTACCGCCCGGAGCGCCACGAGTCGGCGGAGTATCTCCACACGCTCAACGCCTCCGGCACCGCCGTCGGCCGCGTGATGGTCGCCATCCTCGAATACTACCAGAACGCGGACGGCACGGTGACGGTTCCGGAGGCCCTCCGGCCGTACATGGGCGGCATGGAGGTCATCGAGGGACACGAGAAGGTGGGAGAGAGCGCGGTTGGCGCCGGCGACCGGGAGTGA
- a CDS encoding TIGR00341 family protein — protein MRLVQVMVPAGKRESILRTLDDEGIDYVVTEETSNREYTASVTFPLPQAAVEPVLEELREAGLDRDAYTVVLDAETVISRRFEDLVERYEEGEENGDRIAREELAARARSLAPSWRTFVIMTVVSAVVATAGLLLDSAAVVVGSMVIAPLIGPAMATSTGSVVDDRDLLLRGVKLQIAGGVLAVVAAGAFATLLRTAHVVPLEAAEVFAIDEVRERLVPDVLSLVIALGAGAAGALSLSTGVSTALVGVMIAAALVPPTAVVGIGLAWGSPRTVSGAFVLVLVNFLSINFAALAVLWLTGYRPKNWFRREEARTATLKRIATLGVALLALSSLLAGVTYGTYRTATFEENTRAAVDDVLDDYEELERLSLTVAYEETFPFSSPERVTITVGHPPGGEMPALAGRLAERIDALDNPLLRIDGPITVEVRYVAVNTGTSADRTAAAATVRSGAPETPERPPVGTPSHAIVHHGR, from the coding sequence GTGCGACTCGTCCAGGTCATGGTCCCCGCGGGCAAGCGTGAGTCGATCCTGCGGACCCTCGACGACGAGGGCATCGACTACGTCGTCACGGAGGAGACCAGCAACCGCGAATACACCGCGTCGGTAACCTTCCCGCTCCCGCAGGCGGCGGTGGAGCCGGTCTTGGAGGAGCTTCGAGAGGCTGGTCTCGACCGCGACGCCTACACGGTCGTCCTCGACGCCGAGACGGTTATCTCGCGGCGATTCGAGGATCTCGTCGAACGCTACGAGGAAGGCGAGGAGAACGGCGACCGGATCGCGCGCGAGGAACTGGCGGCACGGGCGCGCTCGCTCGCACCGAGTTGGCGGACGTTCGTGATCATGACGGTCGTGAGCGCCGTGGTCGCCACCGCGGGCCTGTTGCTCGACTCCGCGGCCGTCGTCGTCGGCTCGATGGTCATCGCGCCGCTGATCGGCCCCGCGATGGCGACGAGCACTGGATCGGTCGTCGACGATCGGGACCTCCTGCTTCGGGGAGTGAAACTCCAGATCGCCGGCGGCGTGCTGGCCGTCGTCGCCGCCGGGGCGTTCGCGACGCTGCTCCGAACGGCCCACGTCGTCCCGCTCGAAGCGGCGGAGGTGTTCGCCATCGACGAGGTGCGGGAACGCCTCGTTCCGGACGTGCTCTCGCTGGTCATCGCGCTCGGTGCGGGCGCCGCGGGCGCGCTCAGCCTCTCGACCGGCGTCTCGACGGCGCTCGTGGGCGTCATGATCGCCGCGGCGCTCGTCCCCCCGACCGCCGTCGTCGGCATCGGCCTCGCGTGGGGATCGCCCCGAACCGTCTCCGGCGCGTTCGTCCTCGTCCTCGTCAACTTCCTCTCGATCAACTTCGCGGCGCTGGCGGTCCTCTGGCTCACGGGCTATCGCCCGAAAAACTGGTTCCGACGCGAGGAGGCACGGACGGCGACGCTGAAACGCATCGCCACGCTCGGCGTTGCCCTCCTCGCCCTCTCCTCACTCCTGGCGGGCGTCACCTACGGTACCTACCGAACCGCGACGTTCGAGGAGAACACCCGTGCCGCCGTCGACGACGTGCTCGACGACTACGAGGAGTTGGAGCGCCTCTCGCTCACCGTCGCCTACGAGGAGACGTTTCCCTTCTCCAGTCCGGAACGCGTGACGATCACCGTCGGCCACCCGCCCGGAGGGGAGATGCCTGCGCTCGCGGGCCGGCTCGCCGAACGGATCGACGCCCTCGACAATCCCCTCCTCCGGATCGACGGCCCCATCACCGTCGAAGTCCGGTACGTCGCCGTCAACACGGGGACGAGCGCCGATCGGACGGCCGCCGCGGCGACCGTTCGGTCCGGCGCGCCCGAGACGCCGGAACGACCCCCCGTCGGGACGCCGAGCCACGCTATCGTTCACCACGGGAGATAG
- the engB gene encoding GTP-binding protein EngB, translating into MFEDRPDRDEVVLVGRSNVGKSTLMRELTGHSVTTGRKPGVTRQPNHFDWVSESFMFTDLPGFGFMSGVPEEQRERIKTDVVRYVEDNAADILAGVLVVDGKSVVDIIDRHSGDDEIPHDVELFHFLRELGVPTVVAVNKMDKVDDRDERLDDLCDRLGILPPWQQWQETVAPISAKRGDIDALTDALATHFHEQKRDDLLKFL; encoded by the coding sequence ATGTTCGAGGACCGTCCGGACCGCGACGAAGTCGTTCTCGTCGGCCGGTCCAACGTGGGGAAGTCGACGCTGATGCGCGAGCTAACCGGCCACTCGGTGACGACGGGTCGGAAACCGGGCGTCACCCGCCAGCCCAACCACTTCGACTGGGTCTCCGAATCGTTCATGTTCACCGACCTCCCCGGCTTCGGGTTCATGTCCGGGGTGCCGGAGGAGCAACGCGAGCGAATCAAAACCGACGTGGTGCGCTACGTCGAGGACAACGCCGCCGACATCCTCGCGGGCGTCCTCGTCGTCGACGGGAAAAGCGTCGTCGACATCATCGACCGCCACAGCGGCGACGACGAGATTCCACACGACGTGGAGCTGTTTCACTTCCTCCGCGAACTCGGGGTTCCGACCGTCGTCGCCGTCAACAAGATGGACAAGGTCGACGACCGGGACGAACGGCTGGACGACCTCTGTGACCGACTGGGCATCCTCCCGCCGTGGCAGCAGTGGCAGGAGACGGTCGCCCCCATCAGCGCCAAGCGGGGCGACATCGACGCCCTCACCGACGCGCTGGCGACCCACTTCCACGAACAAAAGCGGGACGACCTGCTGAAGTTCCTCTAG
- a CDS encoding SIMPL domain-containing protein produces MKAIVSLTLVVLVLLAGCIGPLQAGANTGDAPSGPTISVSATGSANADPDLAVVNVAVETTADGANAARAQVARDIERVRGALADGGVADANVTTTTFGIAPVYNYSRGEREVVGYRAVHALAIETAPDRVGEIVDLAVGNGATHFDGVRFTLSDERRAELRVTALERAMDTARTDADGIASAADLSVTGVRQTSTGAEFTPFPVARFEDAAEGGGTVIQPAPVTVTVTVDVTYTAA; encoded by the coding sequence ATGAAAGCTATTGTTTCATTGACACTCGTCGTGCTCGTCCTCCTCGCCGGCTGTATCGGCCCGCTACAGGCGGGTGCGAACACCGGAGACGCCCCGTCCGGACCGACCATCTCCGTCTCGGCGACCGGGTCGGCGAACGCCGATCCCGACCTCGCGGTCGTGAACGTGGCCGTCGAGACGACGGCCGACGGCGCGAACGCGGCCCGCGCGCAGGTGGCCCGCGACATCGAGCGCGTTCGGGGCGCCCTCGCCGACGGCGGGGTGGCCGACGCGAACGTGACGACGACGACGTTTGGCATCGCGCCCGTCTACAACTACTCACGAGGCGAGCGCGAGGTGGTCGGCTACCGCGCGGTGCACGCGCTCGCGATAGAGACGGCGCCCGACCGGGTCGGCGAAATCGTCGACCTCGCGGTCGGTAACGGCGCAACGCACTTCGACGGCGTCCGCTTCACTCTGAGCGACGAGCGGCGGGCCGAACTGCGCGTGACGGCGCTCGAGCGGGCGATGGACACCGCCCGGACCGACGCGGACGGCATCGCGTCCGCGGCGGACCTCTCGGTGACGGGCGTCCGGCAGACCTCGACCGGCGCGGAGTTCACGCCCTTCCCCGTTGCCCGGTTCGAGGACGCTGCGGAGGGCGGCGGGACGGTCATCCAGCCCGCTCCCGTGACGGTCACCGTCACGGTCGACGTGACCTACACCGCCGCCTAG
- the ddh gene encoding D-2-hydroxyacid dehydrogenase translates to MTEISTLGVHDSVAEVFPPSVFRDALVDGDGGPTVRVVGDDDLAAYDALVTFTYEERFLDAEFDWIHSIQAGVDRFPFDALRERGVALTNSTGIHGDVVGETGVGLMLAFARRLHVHRSNQERGEWVKPAWDDAFPLRRESACVVGLGTLGQGIASRASALGMAVTGVKRTPTPVDGVDRVYPPEDLHEAIADARFVALAVPLTDDTEGMLGAAEFETMRDDAYLVNVARGPVVDQAALVDALDADELAGAGLDVFETEPLPADSTLWDREEVIVTPHAAGFNEEYYERVATIVRENLRRFDAGESLTNRVV, encoded by the coding sequence ATGACCGAAATTTCGACCCTCGGGGTCCACGACTCGGTAGCCGAAGTGTTCCCGCCGTCCGTCTTTCGTGACGCCCTCGTCGACGGCGACGGCGGGCCGACGGTCCGCGTCGTCGGCGACGACGATCTCGCCGCCTACGACGCCCTCGTCACCTTCACCTACGAGGAGCGCTTCCTCGACGCCGAGTTCGACTGGATCCACTCGATCCAAGCAGGCGTGGATCGCTTCCCGTTCGACGCCCTGCGGGAGCGGGGGGTCGCCCTCACCAACAGCACGGGCATCCACGGCGACGTGGTGGGCGAGACGGGGGTCGGACTGATGCTCGCGTTCGCCCGCCGCCTGCACGTCCACCGCTCGAATCAGGAGCGCGGCGAGTGGGTCAAACCCGCGTGGGACGACGCCTTCCCGCTCCGTCGAGAGTCGGCCTGCGTCGTCGGCCTCGGGACGCTCGGTCAGGGCATCGCTTCCCGCGCGTCGGCGCTCGGGATGGCGGTGACGGGCGTCAAGCGAACCCCGACACCGGTCGACGGCGTGGACCGCGTCTACCCACCCGAGGACCTCCACGAGGCCATCGCAGACGCCCGCTTCGTCGCCCTCGCGGTGCCGCTGACCGACGACACCGAGGGGATGCTGGGGGCAGCCGAGTTCGAAACCATGCGCGACGACGCCTACCTCGTCAACGTCGCGCGCGGCCCCGTCGTGGATCAGGCCGCCCTCGTCGACGCCCTCGACGCCGACGAACTCGCGGGCGCCGGTCTCGACGTGTTCGAGACCGAACCGCTCCCCGCCGACTCGACGCTCTGGGACCGCGAGGAGGTCATCGTCACCCCCCACGCTGCCGGTTTCAACGAGGAGTACTACGAGCGTGTCGCGACCATCGTCCGCGAGAACCTGCGGCGGTTCGATGCGGGCGAGTCGCTGACGAATCGCGTCGTCTAG
- a CDS encoding metallophosphoesterase family protein: protein MELAIISDTHVPDRASGIPDWVRERIEAVDHVIHAGDYETAAVVDEVRCLAGGSFTGVRGNVDPASVDLPEVTTVESGGVEFVVTHGTGDRIGYEDRVAAAVREHGGPDAVGVAGHTHEHLDGVHDGVRILNPGTATGANPGTETTMLTATAVDGNLDVTLHRGDGW from the coding sequence ATGGAGTTGGCGATCATCAGCGACACACACGTTCCCGATCGGGCGAGCGGCATCCCCGACTGGGTCCGTGAGCGGATCGAGGCGGTCGATCACGTCATCCACGCTGGCGACTACGAGACGGCCGCCGTCGTCGACGAGGTTCGATGCCTCGCGGGCGGGTCGTTCACCGGCGTCCGGGGCAACGTCGATCCGGCGAGTGTCGACCTGCCCGAGGTGACGACGGTCGAGTCCGGTGGCGTCGAGTTCGTCGTCACCCACGGCACCGGCGACCGCATCGGCTACGAGGACCGCGTCGCCGCCGCGGTGCGGGAACACGGCGGGCCCGACGCCGTCGGCGTCGCCGGCCACACCCACGAACACCTCGACGGGGTCCACGACGGCGTGCGCATCCTGAACCCCGGCACGGCGACCGGTGCGAATCCGGGCACCGAGACGACGATGTTGACCGCCACCGCCGTCGACGGCAACCTCGACGTGACGCTCCACCGCGGGGACGGCTGGTGA
- a CDS encoding DUF367 family protein, with the protein MDLHVRYAGDDDPEKCTARKLARFDLAELHRSDRGTPYGVVLNPHAERALSPADATETLVALDCSWESAGEARFSLPGEHRALPYLVAANPVNFGKPFRLTTVEALAAGLTILGDRSHAERVLSKFTWGETFLELNDEPLRRYADCDDSAAVVAVQGEYLDR; encoded by the coding sequence GTGGACCTCCACGTTCGCTACGCGGGCGACGACGACCCCGAGAAATGCACCGCCCGCAAACTCGCGCGGTTCGACCTCGCCGAACTCCACCGCTCGGACCGGGGGACGCCGTACGGCGTCGTGCTCAACCCCCACGCGGAGCGGGCGCTCTCCCCCGCGGATGCGACGGAGACGCTCGTTGCTCTCGACTGTTCGTGGGAGTCGGCGGGCGAGGCCCGCTTCTCACTCCCCGGCGAACACCGCGCGCTCCCCTATCTCGTCGCCGCGAACCCGGTCAACTTCGGCAAGCCCTTTCGTCTGACGACGGTGGAGGCGCTGGCCGCAGGGCTGACCATCCTCGGCGACCGATCCCACGCCGAGCGGGTGCTCTCGAAGTTCACGTGGGGCGAGACGTTTCTCGAACTCAACGACGAACCGCTGCGGCGGTACGCCGACTGCGACGACTCGGCGGCCGTGGTGGCGGTGCAAGGCGAGTATCTGGATCGGTAG
- a CDS encoding NUDIX domain-containing protein: MPHAHVVTCFLRHRTHVLLGRRSGAVGTYAGRWAGVSGYVEGDPADAEADARREIREEVGRTDATLVRAGDPLDIVDGDRTWTVHPFLFEVGDRTVEPNEEIVAHEWVSPPAIRERSTVPGLWDAYAAVAPTVETVRDDETHGSAWISVRALDVLRDRAATADSMASVVAVARELRDARPSMAAVANRVNRVLATAERTPEAVRKRAEAVASDALDADDAAATLAAERCGASVATLSRSGTVLAALRAAEPSVLIGESRPAREGVDVAAELADSGLDVTLTTDAALSSELADSAPTAVLVGADAVLADGSVVNKVGTRGLAFAAAREGVPVYVVAAADKIRPDERFHGEAGDAVDLYDGSAAVTVSNPIFDRTPAEVVDAVLTERGALDSEGVRDVAAEHEENAAWDEEG; encoded by the coding sequence ATGCCCCACGCCCACGTCGTCACCTGCTTTCTGCGCCACCGGACACACGTCCTGCTCGGTCGCCGGAGCGGCGCCGTCGGCACCTACGCCGGGCGGTGGGCTGGCGTCTCGGGCTACGTCGAGGGCGACCCCGCCGACGCCGAAGCCGACGCCCGCCGTGAGATTCGCGAGGAAGTCGGGCGCACCGACGCGACGCTCGTCCGCGCCGGCGACCCCCTGGACATCGTGGACGGCGACCGAACGTGGACCGTCCACCCGTTCCTGTTCGAGGTCGGAGATCGGACGGTCGAGCCGAACGAGGAGATAGTCGCCCACGAGTGGGTGTCGCCCCCAGCGATCCGCGAGCGATCCACCGTTCCCGGCCTCTGGGACGCCTACGCGGCCGTCGCGCCGACAGTCGAGACGGTGCGCGACGACGAAACGCACGGCTCGGCCTGGATTTCAGTGCGGGCACTCGACGTCCTGCGGGACCGGGCCGCCACGGCCGACTCGATGGCGTCGGTCGTCGCCGTCGCGCGCGAACTCCGGGACGCCCGGCCGAGCATGGCCGCCGTCGCCAACCGGGTGAACCGGGTGCTGGCAACGGCCGAGCGGACGCCCGAGGCGGTGCGAAAGCGGGCGGAGGCGGTCGCTAGCGACGCCCTCGACGCCGACGACGCGGCGGCGACGCTCGCCGCCGAGCGGTGTGGCGCATCGGTGGCCACACTCTCGCGCTCCGGCACCGTCCTCGCGGCGCTCCGGGCGGCCGAGCCGTCGGTCCTGATCGGCGAGTCCCGCCCCGCCCGCGAGGGCGTCGACGTGGCGGCCGAACTGGCCGACTCGGGACTGGACGTGACGCTGACGACCGACGCGGCGCTTTCGAGCGAACTCGCCGACTCGGCGCCAACGGCCGTCCTCGTCGGCGCCGACGCGGTGCTCGCGGACGGGAGCGTCGTCAACAAGGTCGGTACCCGCGGCCTGGCGTTCGCGGCCGCCCGCGAGGGCGTGCCGGTGTACGTCGTCGCCGCCGCGGACAAGATACGGCCCGACGAGCGATTCCACGGCGAGGCGGGCGACGCCGTCGACCTCTACGACGGATCGGCGGCCGTGACCGTCTCGAACCCCATCTTCGATCGGACGCCCGCCGAAGTGGTGGACGCGGTGCTCACCGAGCGCGGCGCGCTGGACAGCGAGGGAGTTCGGGACGTGGCGGCCGAACACGAAGAAAACGCGGCGTGGGACGAGGAAGGGTAA
- a CDS encoding NOG1 family protein gives MIFEALPTTPRSAELIDKAFSRAARTGRAKSGVEAQQSMLQTAGNILSDNLENVVTEWPDFGVVDPFYRELADAVLHGEMSTRTADDGTEQTGVDALRASLSEVTWASRQVEEIQREYNAKLRKTDPETARKHRKQAFARMADVVEEVADDLLRVGEARDALRDLPDIRPDEPTIVVAGYPNVGKSSFVNAVTRADNEIARYPFTTRRIGIGHFDRDHIRYQIIDTPGLLDRPEDERNDIESQAVSALAHLADAVLFVVDASEACGYPLDAQLDLRDAVVDRFDAPVLTVCNKSDRSRAVDADAYMSVSEGDNVESVLDLAVETVDWEPDLPSR, from the coding sequence ATGATTTTCGAAGCCCTGCCGACCACGCCCCGGTCGGCGGAACTCATCGACAAGGCGTTCTCTCGGGCCGCGCGCACCGGGCGCGCGAAATCCGGCGTCGAGGCCCAGCAGTCGATGCTACAGACGGCGGGCAACATCCTCTCGGACAATCTGGAGAACGTGGTGACGGAGTGGCCGGATTTCGGCGTCGTCGATCCGTTCTACCGCGAACTCGCCGACGCCGTGTTGCACGGCGAGATGAGCACTCGCACCGCCGACGACGGCACCGAACAGACGGGCGTCGACGCCCTCCGGGCGAGCCTCTCGGAAGTGACGTGGGCGAGCCGTCAGGTCGAGGAGATCCAGCGTGAGTACAACGCGAAACTCCGGAAGACGGACCCCGAGACGGCAAGAAAGCATCGCAAGCAGGCCTTCGCGCGCATGGCGGACGTGGTCGAGGAAGTCGCCGACGACCTGTTGCGGGTGGGCGAGGCCCGCGACGCCCTCCGTGACCTGCCGGATATCCGCCCGGACGAACCCACCATCGTCGTCGCCGGCTACCCGAACGTCGGCAAGTCGTCGTTCGTGAACGCGGTCACGCGCGCCGACAACGAAATCGCCCGGTATCCGTTCACCACCCGCCGCATCGGGATCGGTCACTTCGACCGCGACCACATCCGCTACCAGATCATCGACACGCCGGGGCTGCTGGATCGACCGGAAGACGAGCGCAACGACATCGAGAGCCAGGCGGTGAGCGCGCTGGCTCACCTCGCCGACGCCGTCCTCTTCGTCGTCGACGCGAGCGAGGCGTGTGGCTACCCGCTCGACGCCCAACTCGACCTGCGGGACGCAGTCGTCGACCGTTTCGACGCGCCGGTCCTCACGGTGTGTAACAAGAGCGACCGCTCGCGGGCCGTCGACGCCGACGCCTACATGAGCGTCAGCGAGGGTGACAACGTCGAGAGCGTCCTCGATCTGGCGGTCGAGACGGTGGACTGGGAACCCGACCTCCCCTCGCGCTAG